Proteins found in one Serratia plymuthica genomic segment:
- the nusG gene encoding transcription termination/antitermination protein NusG produces the protein MSEAPKKRWYVVQAFSGFEGRVAQSLREHIKLHDMEELFGEVMVPTEEVVEIRGGQRRKSERKFFPGYVLVQMVMNDASWHLVRSVPRVMGFIGGTSDRPAPISDKEVDAIMNRLQQVGDKPRPKTLFEPGELVRVNDGPFADFNGVVEEVDYEKSRLKVSVSIFGRATPVELDFAQVEKG, from the coding sequence ATGTCTGAAGCCCCAAAAAAACGTTGGTACGTCGTTCAGGCGTTTTCCGGTTTTGAAGGTCGCGTAGCGCAATCGCTGCGTGAGCATATCAAACTGCACGATATGGAAGAACTGTTCGGCGAAGTCATGGTTCCTACGGAAGAAGTTGTTGAAATCCGTGGCGGCCAACGCCGTAAAAGCGAGCGCAAATTCTTCCCGGGTTATGTGTTGGTTCAGATGGTGATGAACGATGCCAGCTGGCACTTGGTGCGCAGCGTTCCACGCGTAATGGGTTTCATCGGCGGTACTTCTGACCGTCCGGCACCGATCAGCGATAAAGAAGTTGATGCGATCATGAACCGCCTGCAGCAGGTTGGTGATAAGCCGCGTCCTAAAACGCTGTTCGAACCGGGTGAACTGGTCCGCGTTAACGATGGTCCATTCGCTGACTTCAACGGTGTTGTTGAAGAAGTGGATTACGAGAAGAGTCGCCTGAAAGTTTCTGTCTCCATCTTTGGGCGTGCAACGCCGGTGGAACTGGACTTTGCTCAGGTTGAAAAAGGCTGA
- the secE gene encoding preprotein translocase subunit SecE translates to MSANTEAQGSGRGLEAAKWVTVAILLVVAIVGNYYYRDFSLPLRALAVVVVIAIAGAVALMTTKGKATVAFAREARTEVRKVIWPTRQETLHTTLIVAAVTAVMSLILWGLDGILVRLVSFITGLRF, encoded by the coding sequence ATGAGTGCGAATACCGAGGCTCAAGGGAGCGGGCGCGGCCTGGAAGCGGCAAAGTGGGTGACCGTTGCCATTCTGTTGGTTGTGGCTATTGTCGGTAACTATTACTACCGTGATTTCAGCCTGCCATTACGTGCGCTGGCCGTCGTAGTGGTTATTGCCATTGCAGGTGCAGTGGCGCTGATGACCACCAAAGGCAAAGCTACCGTTGCGTTTGCGCGCGAAGCGCGTACTGAAGTGCGCAAAGTGATTTGGCCAACTCGTCAGGAAACGCTACATACCACGTTGATCGTTGCTGCGGTAACTGCCGTGATGTCACTGATTCTGTGGGGGCTGGATGGTATTCTGGTCCGTCTGGTATCGTTTATTACTGGCCTGAGGTTCTAA